The following coding sequences are from one Salvia hispanica cultivar TCC Black 2014 chromosome 3, UniMelb_Shisp_WGS_1.0, whole genome shotgun sequence window:
- the LOC125216713 gene encoding uncharacterized protein LOC125216713, which translates to MCCGTRICCLCMCVILVVIAVGLLFGFGVFKHGFHKFKDTISVCDPSAACGRPFIGFAPPPY; encoded by the coding sequence ATGTGTTGTGGGACAAGAATTTGCTGTTTGTGCATGTGCGTCATATTGGTGGTGATCGCCGTCGGTCTGCTCTTTGGATTTGGAGTTTTCAAGCATGGATTTCACAAGTTTAAGGATACCATAAGTGTATGTGATCCCTCCGCCGCCTGCGGCCGTCCCTTCATCGGTTTTGCTCCGCCGCCCTATTAG